In Erinaceus europaeus chromosome 10, mEriEur2.1, whole genome shotgun sequence, one DNA window encodes the following:
- the LOC103129013 gene encoding olfactory receptor 1L4 has product MENKNLSSTTSDFILLGISYNPHLQKPLFAIFLIMYLITVLGNVLIILAIHSDTRLHTPMYFFLSNLSFMDICFTTVIVPKMLVNLLSETKSISYVGCLVQMYFFMAFANSDSYLLASMAIDRLVAICNPFHYDVIMSPRRCLLMLLGSCTISHLHSLFRVLLMSRLSFCGSHVIKHYFCDTQPVLKLSCSDTSSSQIVVLTETLAVISTPFLCILFSYLRIIIAVLRIPSAAGKWKAFSTCGSHLTVVALFYGSVIYVYFRPLSMYSVVKDRVATVMYTVVTPMLNPFIYSLRNQDMKRGLRKLKDRIHS; this is encoded by the coding sequence ATGGAGAATAAAAACTTAAGCAGTACCACATCAGACTTCATCCTCCTAGGCATCTCTTACAACCCTCACCTGCAGAAGCCCCTCTTCGCCATCTTTCTCATTATGTATCTCATCACCGTGCTGGGGAATGTGCTCATCATCCTGGCCATCCACTCTGACACCAGACTCCACACCCCTATGTACTTTTTCCTCAGCAACCTCTCCTTCATGGACATCTGCTTCACAACAGTCATCGTGCCCAAGATGCTGGTGAATTTACTGTCAGAGACAAAGTCAATCTCCTATGTGGGCTGCCTGGTACAGATGTACTTCTTCATGGCCTTTGCGAACTCCGACAGCTACCTGTTGGCCTCCATGGCCATAGACCGGCTGGTAGCCATCTGCAACCCCTTCCATTATGATGTGATTATGAGCCCAAGGCGTTGCCTTCTCATGCTGCTGGGTTCTTGCACCATCTCCCATCTGCACTCCCTGTTCCGTGTGCTTCTCATGTCCCGCCTGTCCTTCTGTGGCTCCCATGTCATTAAGCATTATTTTTGTGATACCCAGCCAGTGCTAAAGCTTTCCTGCTCTGACACATCCTCCAGTCAGATTGTTGTCCTGACTGAGACCTTGGCTGTCATTTCAACCCCCTTCCTATGCATCCTCTTCTCATACCTGAGAATCATCATTGCTGTGCTCAGAATCCCTTCTGCAGCTGGGAAGTGGAAGGCCTTCTCAACCTGTGGTTCCCACCTCACGGTAGTGGCCTTGTTTTATGGGAGTGTCATTTATGTCTACTTCAGGCCCCTGTCCATGTATTCAGTGGTGAAGGACCGGGTAGCCACAGTTATGTACACAGTAGTGACACCCATGCTTAACCCTTTCATCTATAGCCTCAGGAACCAAGATATGAAGAGGGGTTTGAGGAAATTAAAGGACAGGATTCATTcatag
- the LOC132540768 gene encoding olfactory receptor 1L4: protein MENKNLSSTTSDFILLGISYNPHLQKPLFAIFLIMYLITVLGNVLIILAIHSDTRLHTPMYFFLSNLSFMDICFTTVIVPKMLVNLLSETKSIAYVGCLVQMYFFMAFGNTDSYLLASMAIDRLVAICNPFHYDVVMSPRRCLLMLLGSCTISHLHSLLRVLLMSRLSFCGSHVIKHYFCDTQPVLKLSCSDTSSSQIVVLTETLAVISTPFLCILFSYLRIIIAVLRIPSAAGKWKAFSTCGSHLTVVALFYGSIIYVYFRPLSMYSVVKDRVATVMYTVVTPMLNPFIYSLRNQDMKRGLRKLKDRIHS from the coding sequence ATGGAGAATAAAAACTTAAGCAGTACCACATCAGACTTCATCCTCCTAGGCATCTCTTACAACCCTCACCTGCAGAAGCCCCTCTTCGCCATCTTTCTCATTATGTATCTCATCACCGTGCTGGGGAATGTGCTCATCATCCTGGCCATCCACTCTGACACCAGACTCCACACCCCTATGTACTTTTTCCTCAGCAACCTCTCCTTCATGGACATCTGCTTCACAACAGTCATCGTGCCCAAGATGCTGGTGAATTTACTGTCAGAGACAAAGTCAATTGCCTATGTGGGCTGCCTGGTACAGATGTACTTCTTCATGGCCTTTGGAAACACTGACAGCTACCTGTTGGCCTCCATGGCCATAGACCGGCTGGTAGCCATCTGCAACCCCTTCCATTATGATGTGGTTATGAGCCCAAGGCGTTGCCTTCTCATGCTGCTGGGTTCTTGCACCATCTCCCATCTGCACTCCCTGCTCCGTGTGCTTCTCATGTCCCGCCTGTCCTTCTGTGGCTCCCATGTCATTAAGCATTATTTTTGTGATACCCAGCCAGTGCTAAAGCTTTCCTGCTCTGACACATCCTCCAGTCAGATTGTTGTCCTGACTGAGACCTTGGCTGTCATTTCAACCCCCTTCCTATGCATCCTCTTCTCATACCTGAGAATCATCATTGCTGTGCTCAGAATCCCTTCTGCAGCTGGGAAGTGGAAGGCCTTCTCAACCTGTGGTTCCCACCTCACGGTAGTGGCCTTGTTTTATGGGAGTATTATTTATGTCTACTTTAGGCCCCTGTCCATGTATTCAGTGGTGAAGGACCGGGTAGCCACAGTTATGTACACAGTAGTGACACCCATGCTTAACCCTTTCATCTATAGCCTCAGGAACCAAGATATGAAGAGGGGTTTGAGGAAATTAAAGGACAGGATTCATTCATAA